Within the Legionella pneumophila subsp. pneumophila str. Philadelphia 1 genome, the region CACTTAGTGGATAATCAAGCAATAAACCTTTAACAATATCTCCATTTTTTAAATCAATGTCGACATCCAAAACATCTGTTTTAACCTGAATCAATTGTTTACCGCTGCTTGCTTTTTCCTCTGCTTTCAAAGTTACGGGTTGCTCTGCATTAGAAGGAATTATTTGTGGTAACAAATGCCCATCTGATGTTAATTGGCTTGCTGTCTTCTCTTCAACTGGTTGTTTGGCTGGATAATCAATTTGCCAAGCGTTCCAAAGTGATAAACCAATAAGCGCAAGCGCCATATATAAAACTATACGTCGTATATCCATTAAATATTCTCAATTCTTATCGTTAGGAAATAAAGGATCATAGCCACCTTTTGACCATGGATGGCAACGAGACAATCTGTTAAGTGCCATCAATAAACCTTTAATTACGCCATAATGTTTGATCGCACTGTCAGCATACTCTGAACAACTCGGATAATAGCGACAACATGGTGTTATCAAAGGGCTAATAAAATACTGATACATTTTTATTGGTAAGCAAACTATTTGCCGTAGCATGAGGCTAATTTTTCCCATGTTTTATTTAATTTAGTATTTATACCTAAATTGGTTTTCTTTGCTAGACCTGGTCTTGCCAAAATGATTATATCTACAGCAGGCAAGTTAGTATGACG harbors:
- the yidD gene encoding membrane protein insertion efficiency factor YidD, with product MGKISLMLRQIVCLPIKMYQYFISPLITPCCRYYPSCSEYADSAIKHYGVIKGLLMALNRLSRCHPWSKGGYDPLFPNDKN